In the genome of Rhodamnia argentea isolate NSW1041297 chromosome 3, ASM2092103v1, whole genome shotgun sequence, one region contains:
- the LOC125314237 gene encoding pectinesterase 2-like: MAFRPELMILLFLPLLLSQTISGYSSSDVKSWCSKMPYPQPCEYFLTHNPNQSPINQKSDFLKVSMQLALERAQLAHSNTHSLGSKCSNEREKAAWADCLQLYEHTVLRLNRTIVHECTQDEAQTWLSTALTNLETCRAGFVELGVSDNVLPLMSNNVSKLISNTLALNYAPYTAPNYTKKFPTWVRPGDRKLLQSSSTVSKANIVVAQDGSGNYKTISEAITAASERSGTARYIIYIKAGTYSENIEVGSKLENIMFVGDGIGKTIITGSKSVGGGSTTFNSATVAVVGDGFIAQDITVHNTAGATNHQAVALRSSSDLSVFYRCSFEGYQDTLYVHSERQFYRECDIYGTVDFIFGNAAVVFQNCNIYARNPPNKVNTVTAQGRTDPNQNTGISIHNCKVTAASDLKSVQSCVNTYLGRPWQEYSRTVFMKTYLDSLINSAGWMEWDGNFALNTLYYGEYLNTGPGSSTANRVTWAGYHVITSATEASKFTVGSFIAGGSWLPTTGVPYTSGL; this comes from the exons ATGGCTTTTCGCCCAGAGTTGATGATCCTTCTCTTCTTGCCTCTGCTGCTATCTCAAACCATTTCCGGCTATTCCTCTAGCGATGTCAAATCCTGGTGTAGCAAAATGCCTTATCCACAGCCTTGTGAGTACTTCTTGACCCACAACCCTAACCAATCTCCCATCAATCAAAAATCCGATTTCCTCAAGGTCTCGATGCAACTTGCACTCGAGAGAGCCCAACTGGCCCATAGCAACACGCACTCATTGGGGTCGAAGTGCAGCAACGAGCGCGAGAAGGCTGCTTGGGCCGACTGCCTCCAGCTGTACGAGCACACAGTTCTTCGTCTGAACCGAACCATTGTCCACGAGTGCACCCAAGATGAAGCACAGACATGGCTCAGCACGGCCTTGACCAATCTCGAGACGTGTCGAGCTGGGTTCGTCGAATTGGGGGTCTCCGACAATGTACTGCCTTTAATGTCAAATAATGTTTCCAAGTTGATAAGCAACACTTTGGCCCTCAACTATGCACCCTACACTGCACCAAACTACACGAAGAAATTTCCCACTTGGGTGAGGCCCGGCGACCGAAAGCTTTTGCAGTCTTCATCCACGGTGTCTAAGGCCAATATCGTAGTGGCCCAGGATGGTTCGGGGAACTACAAAACGATTAGTGAAGCCATAACTGCAGCATCAGAGAGGTCAGGTACTGCTAGGTACATCATCTATATCAAGGCTGGTACTTATAGTGAAAACATTGAAGTTGGATCGAAATTGGAGAACATTATGTTCGTTGGTGATGGCATCGGGAAGACCATAATCACCGGAAGCAAAAGCGTCGGCGGAGGCTCTACCACCTTCAATTCAGCGACTGTTG CTGTTGTTGGTGATGGATTCATCGCACAAGATATCACTGTTCACAACACTGCTGGTGCGACAAATCACCAAGCCGTTGCTTTGCGCTCTAGCTCTGATCTATCGGTGTTTTATAGATGTAGCTTCGAGGGTTATCAAGACACTCTTTATGTTCACTCGGAGCGCCAATTCTATAGAGAGTGTGACATCTACGGCACTGTTGACTTCATCTTTGGAAATGCGGCTGTTGTATTTCAAAACTGCAACATCTATGCCAGAAACCCTCCTAACAAGGTCAATACCGTCACTGCACAAGGCCGAACCGACCCAAACCAGAACACCGGCATCTCCATCCACAATTGCAAGGTCACCGCAGCTTCAGACCTAAAATCGGTTCAAAGCTGCGTGAACACGTACCTCGGCAGGCCATGGCAAGAATATTCGAGGACGGTTTTTATGAAGACTTATCTTGATAGCTTGATTAACTCAGCCGGTTGGATGGAGTGGGATGGCAACTTCGCCCTCAACACTTTGTACTATGGAGAGTATCTTAACACAGGCCCCGGGTCTTCGACCGCTAATAGGGTCACATGGGCAGGGTACCATGTCATCACAAGCGCGACCGAGGCTTCTAAGTTCACCGTCGGGAGCTTCATTGCCGGCGGCTCTTGGTTGCCCACCACCGGCGTGCCATACACATCCGGCCTTTAA